acgattttacccttgtcgaaaatccatcatctacaAGGTTAATATTGAAAAGATTgtgatgtacttggtaccctcgtcattttagCGTGGCACCAATGGTGGAGGCCCACCAAAGCTCAATGCTTGGTATAATATCAAGGCTACAAGATGTACTAGAGAGAGCTAGAAGTTTCGAGAAAATGAGCGAGTGAATGAGTGAGTAAATAAGAGAGTGAGTGAGTGATTGAGTAGAAGGCCAGCGCCAGAGGTAGTGACATCGCTGGAGTGGGAGAGTTAACGCTAGAGATAGTCACGCTATCAGAAAGGGTTTGTCCTCCTGTAGTAAAAACGAAGTATACTTTAACTTTAAAATTTATGACAGAAATCATTAACCTCAAACGTGAAGTATACTATGGATAAATTCGTGTAAACACAAATTATACTTACGAATTCGGGTGTGCAATTATATATGTGCACCGGCGGGTACATGTTCTTCCCCTCCCTATTCGCTAGGTCTAACGGGAATTCTACTATTTTAGAATTTTATTTAGAAAAAGATAAACACAAGTTCCAAAGTTGTTTTATTTTccactagatttgtgcccgtgctacgcaccggacatttttttcttttaatttggtgaacgcggggcttcgccccgtccCGTGATGGTATATCTTTGATTTGGTGTACGCGGAGGTTCGCCCCGTTCAGTGGCGgtgtatttttgatttgttgtCTGCTTAATTACAAAAGGATAATTGAGGATGGAGATATGGTTGTTGCGACCCTATATATAAATCCTTTCTACTCTTGGTCAATATTGGTGCATCCTACACAATCCATCGATGCTCAGCGCACGGTCGATATTGCCAAGTGTCCTCCCCAAAACTCTCACTTTCACAAAAGCCTCGAAAAAAACTTATTTCGACTAATAGGAAAAGAGAGTTTCTTCACCACTCAATGTGGGAACTTTATTTGTCTAGGCTTCAAgtctttagaattttttttttttgatcagcaaaaataaagatatatataGATAATATGGTAAAAGAATAAAGAATACACCGATAAAATTTAAACATTGTGATTCATAAAGTTGGTTACAGTGCAATCCAAAACAAACAGAAACTCTTACTCTCTCACCAGCTCCTCCCATCTGAAAACAAGGTCTTCAAAATGCACTCCATCTAGCGCTCTCGATGGCTGCGCCCAATACAAAATGTCAGCTTTGACTTCCAGAATTAGATTGTCTATGATCATTTCCTTACCGTTGAAAGTTCTTTCGTTCCTCTCCTTCCAAATTCTCCAACATATGGCAAATGGAAGTAAATCCCAAACAAAATTTCATTTGAGGTGAGAAGATCCTAGTCTTTGATTCAAGGAACACCATACTAACATCTCTTCCTTGAACCCAATAAAGTCCAAAAGCTCTGTAGAAGTGACTCCACACCTTTGTTGCCTCTGAACAATACAAGAATAAATGGTTAATAGACTCTTCCTCCATCTTGCACATGTTTCACCTATTTACCAAGCATCGACCTTTCTTTTTCAGCATATCCTGTGTAAGTATAGAATGTGGTGTACCAACCAAGTGAAAAAAGTCACTTTAGATGGTACATTACTATTCCAGACAACCCTATGAGGAAACGCCAAATTTTCTTTATTAGACAAAGCTTTGCAGCAAGACTCAACCGTGAAAGTGCCATCTTTTGAATGTTTCAAGACCCTTGTATCCTCGGCATCATTGATATTAACTGATTCTAAAAGGGTTATTAGCCTAACTGCTTCCACAATCTCCCTGTCAGTGAGTCTTCTTCTCAAGTCTAAGTTCCAACTGATGTTGTCGTCAATAATTGAGTAGAACTTGTCGATGTTATGGTATTTTTTCCTTGACACTCTGAAGAGATTAGGGAACTCTTTGTCAAGAGTGTTTTCGTCGATCCAATGGTCTGTCCAGAACATAGTCTGATCTCCTTTGCCAATGCAATATTTAATACCCTCCTTGAACTTTTGCAGTCTCTTGTTAACCCCCTTCCATACCGACCTACCATATGAGGACCTAATATTCTTTATATCCTACTTATTTTTTGAGAGCCCATGCTTTTCTGCAATTATGTTTCGCCACAGAGAATCTTTTTCGGTTGTGAATCTCCAGCACTATTTGCACAGTAAAGCGTCATTTATTATCCGCAGATTTCGAATGCCTAGTCCTCCAAATTCTTTGTCCATGCACACCTTATCCCATGAGACTAAATCATATTTCTTACTGGTGGCATCCGTTCCCCAAAGAAAGTTCTGCATTATCTTGTTAAGCTTCTTCTCGACTGACGCCGGCATCGAATAAACTGACATGAGATAAATGGAAAGTGTGCTCAAAACACTTTTGATCAATACTAATCTACCGCCATATGACAAGAACATCCCCTGCCACCCTTGAAGTTTCTTTTCCATCCTCTCTACAACTGAATCCCAAATATTCTTGCTTCTATACTGGGCTCCTGTTGGCATCCCTAGGTATTTAATAGGTAACTCCTCGAAATTTCATCCAAGGCTATATTCAACAACATCATCGAAAATTGTTTCCCCAAACCTAATTGCGGAACTCTTTATAGGATTGATATTAAGTCATGAGCTTATTTGAAAACAAATTAGGAGAGccctaatattgagaatttgttGTGCATCATCACTCGAGAAGAAGATTGTGTCGTCCGCAAAAAAAAGATGTGATAGTTGTGTACCATTTGCCTTGACTGTGAAGCCTTTATATAACCCATTGACCTCTAATTTTTGGACCATCTTGCAAAGTCCCTCCATGACCAGTgtaaaaagaaaaggagagagagGGTATCCCTGTCACAACCCCCTAGAACTGTTGAATTGATTCCCAGGCGTGCCGTTGAGGAGAATAGAGAAGTGAGCTATCGATATTAAAGTCTTGATCCATCTTCTCCATTTCTGACCCATTACCATTTTGCTCATGATAGTGTCCAAGAAACCCCAGTTTACTTCGTCATATGACTTCTCGACATCCAATTTGAACAACCATCCGTTCGAGCCATCCCTCACTTTAGAATCGATGCATTCATTCGCTAATAAAATACTGTCTATGATCTGTCTTTGTTGCACAAATGCAGTTTGTGTATTCGAAATAAGATGAGGAAGTACCTTTTTGAGCCTAGAAGAGAGAACGTGCGAGATAATCTTGTAGCAGGTGTTGATCAAGCTGATTGGCCTGTAGTCCCTCACCAATTCTACATTATCTCTTTTAGGAATGAGAGTGGTAAAAGTATTATTTGTTCTCCAATCCAAGAAGCCATTAACATCGAAAAAACGAACCGTGCTCATGAAGTCATCTTTTATAGTACCCCAAAAGTGAGTGTAGAACTCGATAGGGAAGCCGTCAGGCACCAGAGCTCTATTAGTTTCCATCTGTTTAATAGCCACCACGACTTCTGCTTCAGTGATTTGTGTTTCCATTTCCTCCCTCTGTTCATCACTTATTTTTTCAAAATGTATATCCTCCATGAATGGCCTGTTCACCTCATCCCCTGTGTACAAATCAGTGTAAAACTCTAGTAATTTCTCCCCAATAATATTTCGATCTTCTGTTAAGTCCCCATCTATTCTCAAATAATAAATATTGTTGGCTCTTCTCCTCCCATTTACAATTCTATGAAAGAAACTCGTGTTCCTATCACCCTCTTCAATCCACTGTCCTTTTGTCTTGTTTTTAATCCTTTTGTGCTTCATGTTTGCCCATTTGATATAGTCATTTTTAAGATTAACCCTATTAATACGCTCTTCGAGAGTTGCTACAACTTCCTCATCAACAATATCTGTCTCTTGTATCTGGACAAGTAGCTCATCCATCTTCTTGCTTacctttccaaagaactctttcttCCAAACTTTAAGGTATTTCTTGATTGCCATCAGTTTCTTACAGAACGCATATCCAGGGTTCCCATTAAAAGTGAGGTTACTCCACCATACTTGCATCTTATCTTTCAATTCAGCACTTTCCAACCATATAATTTCAAATTTGAACGGTCTTGCACCTGTATTCATCATAGTTGTCGATAACAATAATGGAGTATGATCTGACACAGGCCTTGGATTTGCACTCTGAATAGTATCCGGGAACATGGCTTCCCACAATGAATTTAGAAGAAATCTATCAATTCTACTTCAATATGGGTTTTCTCGAAAGTTAGACCAAGTGTACTTAGCACCACTAAGGGGTAAGTCCACCAGATCATGTTTGGTGATGAAACTTATGAAATCTCGCATAGCCCGACTAACTCCTCGATCTCTATTTCTATCTGCAATTGATTTTGTAACATTCCAATCCCCTCCTAAGAATCCAGGAATACTCCATATCCCCATGACCTCTCCTAGTTCCCTCCATAATGTTCTCCTGTCTTTCCTGTCAATTGGGGCATATATATTTGATATGTAGAACTCCAAATGTGACGTCTTCGACCTGAATATACAAGATAAAGAATGAATTCCTTCTATTTTTTCGATGAGATCTATTTTATCCTTCCTCCATAATATACTAATCCCACCCTTAGTTCCCCTAGAAGGTATGTAACAATAATCTACATTAGGGTGGCACCAAACCTCTCTTCTGAGCTGAACAGAAAAATCTTggagttttgtttcttgaagtAATACCACATCAAGATTCCATTTCAAAAGTACTGAGTTGATGACTATTCTTTTATCTTTGTCCCCTAGACCCTGTACATTCCACGAAATTGTTTTCTTTATCATTGGAACCAATTAGCCTTTGCCCTTCTTCTCATATCCTCCTTCGAACCTTCAGGAATTGTGCCCCGTAGAAAGCTTTGAATTCTACATTTTTCTCGGTTGAGACGACTCAGTACTTCTCTAATTATGCTCGGGCTCTCGACTTCAAACTCCATGTCCTCACTCTCCTCTTCACTCACTTCAGTCTTCTCCCCTTCACTAATATCTTCTACCACATGTGTCTCTACATTAGGTTCTTCCAACATATGTTGAACTCCAATAAGAGAGTCATTTGTTATTCCACATTGAGCAACCTTTTTAGATTTCAAAATTCTAGCTTTCCCCCTCTCCATAGACACTACTAACGAGCCCATGATACTCTCCTCTACCATGCTCTCCATCACCCAAGAGGTAAAACCCATAAGAACCCCCCACATTTGTTACTGCCTGACGAAACTTTTCTTTCTCAGTCTTCAATTGGTCTTCCTTCCCCTTCAGCAATTTTTGTTGATttaagttcttttcttcttcgtcATTTGTGTCTGTCAATATTCCAACTTCCAAGATGCCACCATTTTCCTCAACTTCTCCCGACGACCAGTATTGTTCTTCAAAAGGTTGATCTTCAAATTCCATTTCAATTGGACTCTTAGTGTTTATGGGAATTACCTCGCAAACTTCAAAAGGTTTGGTGACAAGAACAATTTGATTGAACTGGGGGTTATCGATTATTGTTTTCTCCCTACCCATATCTTCGATGTTATCTATTTCACAATCTTCATCCTTCTTACtatttgattcttcttcttctctattacTTAACCCCTCGACAGCAGCATCCGAAAAATGTTCTAACCACAATTGCTGGATTGATTGTGTCTCAGTGGAAACATGTAAATTGTCGATAAAATTTGACGGTAACTCTTTATCAGAACAATCCTTGAATTCTCCATCACCCAATGGCTGATTGACCGTCAATATAATAGGTAGAGAAGAGATGGAAACAGAAAACCTAGAAGACGGAGATGGCATCAAGTTGGTATTACCTATTTGAGTTGGACCAAAAAATTCCACATGCCTAAACTGATCCACCAGAGGGATGATCATATTATACGAGTAACTATAACTAGGTCCTGGCTCAGAGATATGTCGCACCATGCCAAGTTGGTCTTGGTCTTCTACTAGTAACGGGTCTTTGTCTTTCTTTTGTGTTTCCTGAACTTGTATTTTTTCTGTCGAAGTTTCTCTGCGGTCAGTTATAATAACCCAATGTTTCTTTAACCCCTTCGTATTATTTTTCAAATCATTAACTACTCCTGTATTCACCATTTGTGTAGTTATAATAACCGAATTCTTAGTTGGTTCCCCTGTCTCTTGTCTGTGATACCTTGAGTAATCACATCATCTTGTCCTCTTTGAGTTATTTGAATAGTCGGATGAAAAACCTTCTTTCCTCTGTCAGACTCTTCCTTTCCCACGTGGGATGATGTATTATAAGCCCTTTCTTTACTCAAAACAGCTTTCTTCTCAATTACTTGTTTGCGCTTATCTTCCGCATTACCAGAGCGGTATCCCGACATCAAATCAAGTACTGTAATACCCACCATGAAAATCAAGCCCTCCTCATTCAATGGCACAGTGTGTGGCAAATCATTGATACTGCTCTTGCAATTAATAAGAACCTTAATTCCTCCAAGCTCATTAAAGTCAATCTCAATGATCGAAACATATTTATTGAGAATTACTTCCACTGTATTTTTGGACCATAAATGAAAGGGTACTCCTAACAGAGATATCCATACCTTTTGGACATTAATGGAGGAATTGATAGCATTAATTGATGGCCACCAACGAGAGAACTTGATTCCACCACTTaagaaagcaatggatttttGATTTATCAGCATGTCATGATCTTTAACTGATCCAAGGAACAATACAACCCATATTCTTAGAAAAAGTACTGATTTTAATGTGTTCTTGAAAATGGAAAGTCGCCTGAATACGATCTTCAACCATCCTCCAATCTAATGGTATTGGCTCCACGGTACAAATGATAACTTCATCCCAATAATCAAAAGTTCTCTCTCTACCTTCATACGAGATTTGAGGACCTTCTCTTGATGCAACAGTTAAATATGAAGTATTCCCACCTACTCCTTTGATTTTGATATTCCCCTCATGAGGATTCTTTCTCTGCAGATCTGGCCATCCATTGTTAAGCTTCAAAGATTCAATTTTGTTGTTTGTGGCTCCTCGACGATGAAATTCCTCATGTTTTTTAATACCTATTTGCGTCAGacttatgaaatttatccatccTTCCTGTCTATGACCTTCCGGAATCACCAGGTGATGAACCTTTTCACGACTATTGCCAGTAAACCAATCAACAACAGTATACTTCCCCCTGCTATTACTTCTCTCAATCAATAGTAGAGCAGATCCCTGGCCTAAAGGCAATCTCCATTGATACGGCTTGATAGTGCTATTACCTCTAGATTTCGCTTCCCTGATTATATTGATCAGCCATACCGCTCCCTCGAACGTTATAATACAAGAATTTGTATACCCATTTGATCTCTCTATAATGGTTACCTTGGGTTTCAACTCTTTCCAAAACATATATACTTCAAAATTCTTataacccacctgtgcataagatGTTGTCATTCCTAAGCCTTACCACAGATCAAACACTCCAGTAGAAAAATGGAGTTTTACCACCATGAATCCCACTGACCAAGTACCCTCGGACCTAAGGGGAAAGATCGATACCCGATACCCGACCCGTCCTTAGTTGCCGGAGGGAGTCAATCAGCACACTCCCAAAAGACTCAGACCCAAGGGGAAAGAACAGCATCGCTGCCCCGTCTTTGGACGCCGGAGTTTCTAGGAGGCTGGATTCATGAAAAGATGAGTGGTATTACTGGGTGGTATTGGTATTGAGAGTGGTAAAAGGAAATACAGAGAAAGTTGGTTTTGGGCACAGATTTCAAGTCACAACACCTCAAAAAGATAAAATTAGTTGAGTTCGAAACATAAGAGCTTCTACAAGTCTTTAGAATTATGTTCTGATAAAGCAATTGTGAGCATAATAATGGGATTGCTGAGAAGGTCTCAATATATGTTGAAGAAAGATTAAGAGAAGACACTAAACGTATGACAATAAACAAAAATATGGTTCTCAATATTTATTACACTAACAACGTGCAGGGCAACACTAATCTAAGCAAGAATAACAACAGAATGCATATCAGAATGtttcaacaaatagaaatcaccTTACTTTTATCTCTAAATTCTTTTTTGAAGATCCacaaacaccatgagatgatattTGAGCATTTTTCTTCAGAGTAGTAGCCAACCATTGCCGCTGCACtgatctctcttcttcttctttgtcatcatcatcatcatagtctGTAATGGAAATTGATCATACTGGAGCCAGTATAATGGACTGGTGGTGGTCAAATAAAAGCACCATaacaaaaaaattaacaaaaaaatgccAAGGATTCTTATTTGAATACTGTTTAAGCATGTATGTTAGTATGGCCTCTGAAGGTATCAGCAGATTAACGAATTCAAAGTTGATTTATCTCCAAAACAAATATTTCGAAAGCTGCCGACATCAACAATTGAAGCTCAGGTGAGCATCCACTCTGAAAATCTTTCTTTAAATTAAGTTTCTCCTTTGTGTTGAATGTGTCAGTCAGTCCAGCAAATGAGAGACTACAGAGTTACTGGAATTCCACTAATGAATGGTGAACCTAGGTTTACATAATGCTACAAAAATGCATAGTAAAAACATCTTACCTTATCACAGAAAAACACGTGCAGTTCATGTAAATCTAGTTTCAACCATATCCACAGAACAACCTAAATTGCTCCATGCACTCAATAGATGTGACCAAACTACATTCCAAAATCTTAAAGTTTACAGTACACCTATCCAAAGTctgcatatcaaaaaaaaaaaaatattaatagaaAGCTACAAAAGAAACTATTACCAAGTTTCTCTTCCTTTCATAAGTACACTGTACCTTGGCTATGTGTAGAAATCTTGAAGTGTCTAATATATGTTAATCAACTGTTAAGAGGGTCAATTGTTCT
This genomic stretch from Papaver somniferum cultivar HN1 chromosome 5, ASM357369v1, whole genome shotgun sequence harbors:
- the LOC113278997 gene encoding uncharacterized protein LOC113278997; the protein is MIKKTISWNVQGLGDKDKRIVINSVLLKWNLDVVLLQETKLQDFSVQLRREVWCHPNVDYCYIPSRGTKGGISILWRKDKIDLIEKIEGIHSLSCIFRSKTSHLEFYISNIYAPIDRKDRRTLWRELGEVMGIWSIPGFLGGDWNVTKSIADRNRDRGVSRAMRDFISFITKHDLVDLPLSGAKYTWSNFRENPY